From the Streptomyces sp. Tu 2975 genome, one window contains:
- a CDS encoding phosphoglycerate kinase, whose amino-acid sequence MKTIDQLLADGVAGKRVFVRADLNVPLDGTTITDDGRIRAVQPTIAKLAEAGARVVVASHLGRPKGAPDPAFSLAPAAARLGELLGTHVAFATDTVGESATATVAHLEDGQVAVLENLRFNAGETSKDDAERGVFADQLAALVDVYVGDGFGAVHRKHASVFDLPARLPHAAGFLIDTEVGVLKKLTEDVSRPYVVVLGGAKVSDKLGVIDHLLEKADRILIGGGMAYTFLKAQGHEVGISLLQEDQVPAVLEYLERAKAKGVEFVLPVDVLVASEFPDLKTKAPAHPTVVAADAIPADQEGLDIGPETRQLYASKLADAATVFWNGPMGVFEHPDYAEGTKAVAQALVDSPAFSVVGGGDSAAAVRILGFDEKAFGHISTGGGASLEYLEGKTLPGLAALED is encoded by the coding sequence ATGAAGACCATCGACCAGTTGCTGGCCGACGGGGTCGCGGGCAAGCGGGTATTCGTCCGCGCCGACCTCAACGTGCCGCTCGACGGCACGACCATCACCGACGACGGCCGTATCCGGGCCGTGCAACCGACCATCGCGAAGCTCGCGGAGGCCGGCGCCCGGGTCGTCGTCGCCTCGCACCTGGGCCGCCCCAAGGGCGCCCCGGACCCCGCCTTCTCGCTGGCCCCGGCCGCCGCCCGGCTCGGAGAGCTGCTCGGCACGCACGTGGCGTTCGCGACCGACACCGTCGGTGAGTCCGCCACGGCGACTGTCGCCCACCTCGAGGACGGCCAGGTCGCCGTCCTGGAGAACCTCCGCTTCAACGCCGGCGAGACCTCCAAGGACGACGCCGAGCGCGGCGTCTTCGCGGACCAGCTCGCCGCCCTCGTCGACGTGTACGTCGGCGACGGCTTCGGCGCCGTGCACCGCAAGCACGCGTCCGTCTTCGATCTCCCGGCCCGGCTCCCGCACGCCGCCGGCTTCCTGATCGACACCGAGGTCGGCGTCCTCAAGAAGCTCACGGAGGACGTCAGCCGGCCCTACGTGGTCGTGCTGGGCGGCGCCAAGGTCTCGGACAAGCTCGGGGTCATCGACCACCTGCTGGAGAAGGCCGACCGCATCCTCATCGGCGGCGGCATGGCCTACACCTTCCTCAAGGCCCAGGGCCACGAGGTCGGCATCTCCCTGCTCCAGGAGGACCAGGTCCCGGCCGTGCTCGAGTACCTGGAGCGCGCCAAGGCCAAGGGCGTGGAGTTCGTGCTCCCCGTCGACGTGCTGGTCGCGTCCGAGTTCCCGGACCTGAAGACCAAGGCGCCGGCCCACCCGACCGTCGTCGCCGCGGACGCCATCCCCGCCGACCAGGAGGGTCTGGACATCGGTCCGGAGACCCGCCAGCTGTACGCCTCGAAGCTTGCCGACGCGGCCACCGTCTTCTGGAACGGCCCCATGGGCGTCTTCGAGCACCCCGACTACGCCGAGGGCACCAAGGCCGTTGCCCAGGCGCTCGTCGACTCCCCGGCCTTTTCCGTGGTCGGCGGCGGCGACTCCGCCGCTGCCGTGCGGATCCTGGGCTTCGACGAGAAGGCGTTCGGCCACATCTCGACCGGCGGCGGCGCGAGCCTCGAGTATCTCGAGGGCAAGACGCTTCCCGGACTTGCCGCACTGGAGGACTGA
- the tpiA gene encoding triose-phosphate isomerase produces the protein MTTRTPLMAGNWKMNLNHLEAIAHVQKLAFALADKDYDAVEVAVLPPFTDLRSVQTLVDGDKLKIKYGAQDISAHDSGAYTGEISGPMLAKLKCTFVAVGHSERRQYHAETDEICNAKVKAAFRHGLTPILCVGEGLDIRKAGNQVEYTLAQLDGGLKDIPAEQAETVVIAYEPVWAIGTGEVATPEDAQEVCGAIRGRLAELYSPELADKVRIQYGGSVKAGNVAAIMAQPDVDGALVGGAALDADEFVKIVRFRDQ, from the coding sequence ATGACCACCCGCACCCCGCTGATGGCGGGCAACTGGAAGATGAACCTCAACCACCTCGAGGCCATCGCCCACGTCCAGAAGCTCGCCTTCGCGCTGGCCGACAAGGACTACGACGCCGTAGAGGTCGCCGTCCTGCCGCCCTTCACCGACCTGCGGTCCGTCCAGACCCTGGTCGACGGCGACAAGCTGAAGATCAAGTACGGCGCCCAGGACATCTCGGCGCACGACTCCGGCGCCTACACCGGCGAGATCTCCGGCCCGATGCTGGCCAAGCTGAAGTGCACCTTCGTCGCCGTGGGCCACTCCGAGCGCCGCCAGTACCACGCGGAGACCGACGAGATCTGCAACGCCAAGGTGAAGGCGGCCTTCAGGCACGGCCTGACCCCGATCCTGTGCGTCGGCGAGGGTCTGGACATCCGCAAGGCCGGCAATCAGGTCGAGTACACGCTCGCCCAGCTCGACGGCGGACTGAAGGACATCCCGGCCGAGCAGGCCGAGACCGTCGTGATCGCCTACGAGCCGGTGTGGGCCATCGGCACCGGCGAGGTCGCCACCCCCGAGGACGCGCAGGAGGTCTGCGGGGCGATCCGCGGCCGTCTCGCGGAGCTGTACTCGCCGGAACTGGCCGACAAGGTCCGGATCCAGTACGGCGGCTCCGTGAAGGCGGGCAACGTCGCCGCGATCATGGCCCAGCCCGACGTGGACGGCGCCCTGGTCGGCGGGGCCGCCCTGGACGCGGACGAGTTCGTCAAGATCGTCCGGTTCCGCGACCAGTGA
- the secG gene encoding preprotein translocase subunit SecG, whose protein sequence is MGFSIALIIFSGLLMLLVLMHKGKGGGLSDMFGGGMQSSVGGSSVAERNLDRITVVVGLLWFACIVVLGLLMKLDS, encoded by the coding sequence ATGGGATTCTCGATCGCCCTGATCATTTTCAGCGGGCTGCTGATGTTGCTCGTGCTGATGCACAAGGGGAAGGGCGGCGGTCTTTCCGACATGTTCGGTGGCGGAATGCAGTCCTCTGTCGGCGGCTCCTCCGTGGCCGAGCGGAACCTCGACCGCATCACCGTCGTGGTCGGTCTGCTGTGGTTCGCGTGCATTGTCGTACTTGGTCTGCTGATGAAGCTGGACAGCTGA
- a CDS encoding RNA polymerase-binding protein RbpA: protein MASGNAIRGSRVGAGPMGEAERGESAPRLRISFWCSNGHETQPSFASDAQVPDTWDCPRCGFPAGQDRDNPPDPPRTEPYKTHLAYVRERRSDADGEAILAEALAKLRGEI from the coding sequence GTGGCAAGTGGCAACGCGATCCGGGGAAGCCGGGTCGGAGCGGGGCCGATGGGCGAGGCAGAGCGAGGCGAGTCCGCGCCGCGCCTCCGCATCTCCTTCTGGTGCTCGAACGGGCACGAGACGCAGCCGAGCTTCGCCAGTGACGCACAGGTCCCCGACACGTGGGACTGCCCGCGGTGCGGGTTCCCGGCCGGCCAGGACCGGGACAATCCGCCGGACCCGCCGCGCACCGAACCGTACAAGACGCACCTCGCGTACGTACGCGAGCGGCGCAGCGACGCGGACGGCGAGGCGATTCTCGCGGAAGCGCTCGCCAAATTGCGGGGCGAGATCTAG
- the pgi gene encoding glucose-6-phosphate isomerase encodes MNAGKTRLNRMPEWTALGKHREQLGGTHLRELFAADAERGSRYTLQVGDLYLDYSKHLVTDETLALLRELAAATDVAGLRDAMFRGEKINTTEDRAVLHTALRAPRDAVIEVDGENVVPDVHAVLDKMTAFSERIRSGEWTGHTGKRIRNIVNIGIGGSDLGPAMAYEVLRSYTERDLTFRFVSNVDGADLHEAVRDLDPAETLFIVASKTFTTIETITNATSAREWLLTNLRVGPDAVAKHFVALSTNAEKVSDFGIDTANMFEFWDWVGGRYSYDSAIGLSLMIAIGPDRFREMLDGFHLVDEHFRTAPPEANAPLLLGLLGVWYGAFFDAQSHAVLPYSHYLSKFTAYLQQLDMESNGKSVDRDGNPVDWQTGPVVWGTPGTNGQHAYYQLIHQGTKVVPADFIGFAKPVPGLLAGLVPQHDLLMANFFAQTQALAFGKTPEEVRAEGVAEELVPHKTFKGNHPTTTILAEDLTPSVLGQLIALYEHKVFVQGAIWNIDSFDQWGVELGKVLAKKIEPVLTEGKGAEQLDSSTATLAGKYRTLRGR; translated from the coding sequence ATGAACGCAGGCAAGACCAGGCTCAACCGGATGCCCGAGTGGACCGCTCTCGGCAAGCACCGCGAGCAGTTGGGCGGGACGCATCTGCGGGAGCTGTTCGCGGCGGACGCGGAGCGCGGCAGCAGGTACACCCTCCAGGTCGGCGATCTGTACCTGGACTACTCCAAGCACCTGGTCACCGACGAGACGCTGGCACTGCTGCGCGAACTGGCCGCCGCCACCGACGTCGCCGGACTGCGGGACGCCATGTTCCGCGGCGAGAAGATCAACACCACCGAGGACCGCGCGGTCCTGCACACGGCCCTGCGTGCCCCGCGGGACGCCGTCATCGAGGTCGACGGCGAGAACGTGGTGCCGGACGTCCACGCGGTGCTGGACAAGATGACCGCCTTCTCGGAGCGGATCCGCTCCGGGGAGTGGACCGGCCACACCGGCAAGCGCATCAGGAACATCGTCAACATCGGTATCGGCGGCTCCGACCTCGGGCCCGCGATGGCGTACGAGGTGCTCCGTTCCTACACCGAGCGGGACCTGACGTTCCGTTTCGTCTCGAACGTCGACGGGGCCGATCTCCACGAGGCCGTGAGGGACCTGGACCCGGCCGAGACCCTCTTCATCGTCGCCTCGAAGACCTTCACCACCATCGAGACGATCACCAACGCGACCTCTGCCCGCGAGTGGCTGCTCACCAACCTCCGGGTCGGCCCCGACGCGGTCGCCAAGCACTTCGTGGCCCTGTCCACCAACGCCGAGAAGGTCTCCGACTTCGGCATCGACACGGCCAACATGTTCGAGTTCTGGGACTGGGTCGGCGGCCGGTACTCGTACGACTCCGCGATCGGCCTGTCCCTGATGATCGCGATCGGCCCCGACCGCTTCCGGGAGATGCTCGACGGCTTCCACCTCGTCGACGAACACTTCCGCACCGCGCCCCCCGAGGCCAACGCCCCGCTCCTGCTGGGCCTTCTCGGCGTCTGGTACGGGGCGTTCTTCGACGCCCAGTCGCACGCGGTGCTGCCCTACTCGCACTACCTGTCCAAGTTCACCGCGTACCTCCAGCAGCTCGACATGGAGTCCAACGGCAAGTCGGTCGACCGTGACGGCAATCCGGTCGACTGGCAGACCGGCCCCGTCGTGTGGGGCACCCCCGGCACCAACGGCCAGCACGCGTACTACCAGCTGATCCATCAGGGCACGAAGGTCGTCCCCGCGGACTTCATCGGCTTCGCCAAGCCGGTCCCCGGCCTGCTCGCCGGACTCGTCCCGCAGCACGACCTGCTGATGGCCAACTTCTTCGCCCAGACGCAGGCCCTCGCCTTCGGCAAGACGCCCGAGGAGGTCAGGGCGGAAGGCGTCGCGGAGGAACTGGTGCCGCACAAGACGTTCAAGGGGAACCACCCGACGACGACGATCCTCGCGGAGGACCTCACGCCCTCCGTACTGGGCCAGTTGATCGCCCTCTACGAGCACAAGGTGTTCGTGCAGGGCGCGATCTGGAACATCGACTCCTTCGACCAGTGGGGGGTCGAGCTCGGCAAGGTCCTCGCGAAGAAGATCGAGCCGGTGCTGACCGAGGGCAAGGGCGCCGAGCAGCTCGACAGTTCCACCGCGACGCTGGCCGGCAAGTACCGGACACTGCGCGGCCGGTGA
- a CDS encoding PH domain-containing protein, with amino-acid sequence MAGENTVRLRPPNNRLNERAVNWWRTQVLLTAAVPALVLSLLGAFIEPARGWLLVPAGVIAVVGLVCTAFFPLWWYRVHRWEVTDEAVYVRTGALWQEWRIAPMSRIQTVDTVRGPLEQAFRLATVTVTTASAKGAVRIEGLDHEVAAELAQSLTRITRATPGDAT; translated from the coding sequence ATGGCGGGGGAGAACACGGTGCGGCTGCGGCCGCCGAACAACCGGCTGAACGAACGGGCCGTCAACTGGTGGCGCACGCAGGTCCTGCTGACCGCCGCGGTACCGGCCCTCGTGCTGTCGCTGCTGGGCGCCTTCATCGAGCCCGCCCGCGGCTGGCTGCTGGTCCCGGCAGGAGTGATCGCCGTCGTCGGTCTCGTCTGCACCGCGTTCTTCCCCCTCTGGTGGTACCGCGTGCACCGCTGGGAGGTCACCGACGAGGCGGTGTACGTGCGCACCGGGGCGCTGTGGCAGGAGTGGCGGATCGCGCCCATGTCCCGCATCCAGACCGTGGACACGGTCAGAGGACCGCTCGAGCAGGCGTTCAGGCTCGCCACCGTCACGGTGACCACCGCCTCCGCCAAGGGCGCTGTGAGAATCGAAGGACTCGACCACGAGGTCGCCGCCGAACTCGCGCAGAGCCTCACCCGGATCACCCGGGCCACGCCCGGGGACGCGACATGA
- the pgl gene encoding 6-phosphogluconolactonase, whose protein sequence is MTAAPQLVVHRDKELMAQAAAARLITKIVDAQAARGSASVVLTGGRNGNGLLAALRSSPARDAIDWSRLDLWWGDERFLPSNDPERNVTQAREALLDSVPLDPSRVHAMPASDGPYGSDVEAAAAAYAAELAAAARPEDHGPVPTFDVLMLGVGPDTHVASLFPELPAVRETERTVVGVHGAPKPPPTRVSLTLPAIRAAREVWLLAAGEDKAKAAEIALSGAGEIQAPAAGAYGRARTLWLLDAAAASELPRSLYPPASA, encoded by the coding sequence ATGACCGCCGCTCCGCAGCTCGTCGTCCACCGCGACAAGGAACTGATGGCACAGGCGGCCGCGGCCCGGCTGATCACGAAGATCGTGGACGCACAGGCCGCGCGCGGCTCGGCCTCCGTGGTTCTCACCGGCGGCCGTAACGGCAACGGGCTGCTGGCCGCGCTCCGTTCGTCCCCGGCCAGGGACGCGATCGACTGGTCGCGGCTCGATCTGTGGTGGGGCGACGAGCGGTTCCTGCCGTCGAACGATCCGGAGCGCAACGTCACGCAGGCGCGTGAGGCGCTGCTCGACTCCGTACCGCTGGACCCGTCGCGGGTGCACGCCATGCCCGCCTCGGACGGTCCCTACGGCTCCGACGTGGAAGCGGCGGCCGCCGCCTACGCGGCGGAACTGGCCGCGGCGGCGCGCCCCGAGGACCACGGTCCGGTACCGACGTTCGACGTACTGATGCTGGGCGTCGGGCCCGACACGCATGTGGCGTCCCTGTTCCCCGAGCTCCCGGCGGTCCGCGAGACGGAACGCACGGTTGTCGGCGTCCACGGCGCGCCCAAGCCGCCGCCGACCCGCGTCTCGCTCACGCTGCCGGCGATCCGCGCGGCACGTGAGGTGTGGCTGCTCGCGGCGGGCGAGGACAAGGCGAAGGCGGCGGAGATCGCCCTGTCCGGAGCAGGCGAGATCCAGGCGCCGGCGGCGGGAGCGTACGGGCGGGCGCGGACGCTGTGGCTGCTGGACGCGGCGGCGGCGTCCGAGCTGCCGCGCTCGCTGTATCCGCCGGCCTCTGCCTGA
- the opcA gene encoding glucose-6-phosphate dehydrogenase assembly protein OpcA: MKIDLTDTTASKINKALVQGRRAIGTPAVGMVLTLVIVTDEENAYDALKAANEASREHPSRTLVVIKRVSRSPRDRAKARLDAEVRVGADAGTGETVVLRLYGEVVDHAQSVVLPLLLPDAPVVVWWPVNAPTDPANDPLGSLAQRRVTDTYAAEQPVRELAARAEAYTPGDTDLSWTRITPWRSMLAAALDQVTCKVTSVEVEGEEFNPSCELLAMWLADRLHVPVRRSSSAGPGLTSVRLESDCGPIVLDRPDGSLATLSIEGQPDRAVALKRRETAELIAEELRRLDPDDTYSSALRYGVERLAAATPAAAESASDPAGKKAAPTAKKATPAKKTAAR, encoded by the coding sequence ATGAAGATCGACCTTACGGACACCACGGCCAGCAAGATCAACAAGGCGCTGGTGCAGGGCCGCCGAGCGATCGGCACCCCGGCCGTCGGCATGGTCCTCACCCTGGTCATCGTGACCGATGAGGAGAACGCCTACGACGCACTGAAGGCCGCCAACGAGGCGTCCCGCGAGCACCCCTCGCGCACCCTCGTGGTCATCAAGCGGGTCTCACGCTCGCCGCGTGACCGTGCGAAGGCCAGGCTCGACGCCGAGGTGCGGGTGGGCGCCGACGCGGGCACCGGTGAGACGGTCGTGCTGCGGCTGTACGGCGAGGTCGTGGACCACGCCCAGTCGGTCGTGCTGCCGCTGCTGCTGCCGGACGCCCCCGTGGTCGTCTGGTGGCCGGTCAACGCGCCGACCGACCCGGCCAACGACCCGCTGGGATCGCTCGCCCAGCGCCGGGTGACCGACACCTACGCCGCCGAGCAGCCGGTGCGCGAGCTCGCGGCCCGCGCGGAGGCGTACACCCCCGGCGACACCGACCTGTCCTGGACGCGGATCACACCGTGGCGCTCGATGCTCGCGGCGGCGCTCGACCAGGTCACCTGCAAGGTCACCTCCGTCGAGGTGGAGGGCGAGGAGTTCAACCCGAGCTGCGAGCTGCTCGCGATGTGGCTCGCGGACCGGCTGCACGTACCGGTGAGGCGGTCCTCGTCGGCAGGGCCCGGCCTCACCTCCGTGCGGCTGGAGTCCGACTGCGGACCGATCGTGCTGGACCGGCCGGACGGATCGCTCGCCACCCTGTCCATCGAAGGCCAGCCGGACCGTGCGGTCGCGCTCAAGCGACGCGAGACGGCCGAGCTGATCGCGGAGGAACTGCGCCGGCTCGACCCGGACGACACCTACTCGTCGGCACTGCGGTACGGGGTGGAGCGCCTCGCCGCGGCCACGCCGGCCGCGGCGGAGTCGGCTTCGGACCCGGCCGGCAAGAAGGCCGCGCCGACGGCCAAGAAGGCCACTCCCGCGAAGAAGACGGCAGCCCGATGA
- the zwf gene encoding glucose-6-phosphate dehydrogenase, whose translation MSGIGGANPLRDAADRRLPRIAGPSGLVIFGVTGDLSRKKLMPAVYDLANRGLLPPGFSLIGFARREWAHEDFAQEVHDAVEQHARTPFREEVWQQLIQGMRFVQGTFDDDDAFEQLKSTIEDLDKVQGTGGNFAFYLSVPPKFFPKVVQQLKKHGLADQKEGSWRRAVIEKPFGHDLVSAKELNQVVHEVFPPNEVFRIDHYLGKETVQNILALRFANTLFEPIWNRSYVDHVQITMAEDIGIGGRAGYYDGIGAARDVIQNHLLQLLALTAMEEPASFDADALAAEKTKVLGAVKLPKDLAKNTVRAQYTAGWQGGEKAVGYLQEDGIDPRSKTDTYAAIKLEIDNRRWAGVPFYLRTGKRLGRRVTEIAVVFQRAPHSPFDSTATEELGHNALVIRVQPDEGVTMRFGSKVPGTSMEVRDVSMDFAYGESFTESSPEAYERLILDVLLGDSNLFPRVEEVELSWKILDPIEQFWDANGKPAQYTAGTWGPDEADEMLARDGRSWRRP comes from the coding sequence TTGTCCGGTATTGGCGGAGCCAACCCGCTCCGTGATGCTGCAGACCGACGGCTCCCGCGTATCGCGGGGCCGTCGGGCCTGGTCATCTTCGGCGTCACGGGCGACCTTTCGCGCAAGAAGCTGATGCCAGCCGTCTACGACCTCGCGAACCGGGGGCTGCTGCCGCCGGGCTTCTCGCTCATCGGCTTCGCCCGGCGCGAGTGGGCCCACGAGGACTTCGCGCAGGAGGTCCACGACGCGGTCGAACAGCACGCGCGCACGCCGTTCCGTGAGGAGGTCTGGCAGCAGCTCATCCAGGGGATGCGGTTCGTCCAGGGCACCTTCGACGACGACGACGCGTTCGAGCAGCTCAAGTCCACCATCGAGGACCTCGACAAGGTGCAGGGCACAGGTGGCAACTTCGCGTTCTACCTCTCCGTGCCGCCGAAGTTCTTCCCCAAGGTCGTCCAGCAGCTGAAGAAGCACGGGCTGGCGGACCAGAAGGAGGGTTCCTGGCGGCGCGCGGTCATCGAGAAGCCGTTCGGCCACGACCTGGTCTCCGCCAAGGAGCTCAACCAGGTGGTGCACGAGGTCTTTCCGCCGAACGAGGTCTTCCGTATCGACCACTACCTGGGCAAGGAGACCGTCCAGAACATCCTGGCGCTGCGGTTCGCCAACACGCTCTTCGAGCCCATATGGAACCGGTCGTACGTCGACCATGTGCAGATCACGATGGCCGAGGACATCGGCATCGGCGGCCGGGCCGGCTACTACGACGGCATCGGCGCAGCTCGTGACGTGATCCAGAACCACCTTCTCCAGCTGCTGGCACTGACCGCGATGGAGGAGCCCGCCTCCTTCGACGCGGACGCCCTGGCGGCCGAGAAGACCAAGGTCCTCGGTGCGGTGAAGCTCCCCAAGGACCTGGCGAAGAACACGGTCCGCGCGCAGTACACCGCGGGATGGCAGGGCGGCGAGAAGGCCGTCGGCTATCTCCAGGAGGACGGCATCGACCCCAGGTCGAAGACCGACACCTACGCCGCGATCAAGCTGGAGATCGACAACCGCAGGTGGGCGGGCGTCCCCTTCTACCTGCGCACCGGTAAGCGGCTCGGCCGGCGCGTCACCGAGATCGCGGTCGTCTTCCAGCGCGCCCCGCACTCCCCGTTCGACTCCACGGCGACCGAGGAGCTCGGACACAACGCCCTGGTCATCCGCGTCCAGCCGGACGAAGGCGTGACCATGCGGTTCGGCTCCAAGGTGCCGGGCACCTCGATGGAGGTCCGGGACGTCTCGATGGACTTCGCCTACGGCGAGTCGTTCACCGAGTCCAGCCCAGAGGCCTACGAGCGCCTCATCCTCGACGTGCTGCTCGGCGACTCCAACCTCTTCCCGCGGGTGGAGGAGGTCGAGCTGTCCTGGAAGATCCTCGACCCGATCGAGCAGTTCTGGGACGCGAACGGCAAGCCGGCCCAGTACACGGCCGGCACCTGGGGGCCGGACGAGGCGGACGAAATGCTCGCACGAGACGGACGGAGCTGGCGTCGGCCATGA
- the tal gene encoding transaldolase translates to MTDALKRLSDEGVAIWLDDLSRTRITSGNLAELIDQQHVVGVTTNPSIFQKAISDGHGYDQQLEDLAARKVTVEEAIRMITTADVRDAADVLRPVFDSTGGQDGRVSIEVDPRLAHSTKATVAEAKQLAWLVDRPNTFIKIPATKAGLPAITEVIGLGISVNVTLIFSLERYREVMDAYLAGLEKAKAAGLDLSKIRSVASFFVSRVDTEIDKRLDALGTPEAKEARGKAALANARLAYEAYEEVFSSDRWAALDKAQANKQRPLWASTGVKDKAYKDTLYVDELVAPGTVNTMPEATLNATGDHGQITGDTVRGTYEQSRAELEAVEKLGISYDEVVQQLEDEGVEKFEAAWTDLLKSTEAELKRLAPSEG, encoded by the coding sequence ATGACAGACGCACTCAAGCGCCTCTCCGACGAAGGCGTCGCGATCTGGCTGGACGACCTGTCCCGCACCCGGATCACCTCCGGCAACCTCGCCGAGCTGATCGACCAGCAGCACGTCGTAGGTGTCACGACCAACCCGTCGATCTTCCAGAAGGCGATCTCGGACGGTCACGGCTACGACCAGCAGCTGGAAGACCTCGCGGCCCGCAAGGTGACCGTCGAGGAAGCCATCCGCATGATCACGACGGCGGACGTCCGTGACGCCGCCGACGTGCTGCGCCCGGTGTTCGACTCGACGGGCGGCCAGGACGGCCGGGTCTCCATCGAGGTCGACCCGCGTCTCGCGCACAGCACCAAGGCGACCGTCGCGGAGGCCAAGCAGCTCGCCTGGCTGGTGGACCGTCCGAACACCTTCATCAAGATCCCGGCCACCAAGGCGGGCCTGCCGGCGATCACCGAGGTCATCGGCCTCGGTATCAGCGTCAACGTCACGCTGATCTTCTCGCTGGAGCGCTACCGCGAGGTCATGGACGCCTACCTGGCCGGTCTGGAGAAGGCGAAGGCCGCGGGCCTGGACCTGTCCAAGATCCGCTCGGTGGCCTCGTTCTTCGTGTCCCGTGTGGACACCGAGATCGACAAGCGGCTGGACGCGCTGGGCACCCCGGAGGCCAAGGAGGCCCGCGGCAAGGCGGCCCTGGCCAACGCCCGCCTCGCCTACGAGGCGTACGAGGAGGTCTTCTCCTCCGACCGCTGGGCCGCGCTCGACAAGGCGCAGGCCAACAAGCAGCGCCCGCTGTGGGCCTCGACCGGCGTCAAGGACAAGGCGTACAAGGACACCCTGTACGTGGACGAGCTGGTCGCCCCCGGCACCGTGAACACCATGCCGGAAGCCACGTTGAACGCGACCGGCGACCACGGGCAGATCACCGGTGACACCGTCCGTGGCACCTACGAGCAGTCCCGCGCGGAGCTCGAGGCCGTGGAGAAGCTCGGGATCTCCTACGACGAGGTCGTCCAGCAGCTCGAGGACGAGGGCGTCGAGAAGTTCGAGGCGGCCTGGACCGACCTGCTCAAGTCGACCGAGGCCGAGCTCAAGCGCCTCGCACCCTCGGAGGGCTGA